The genomic stretch TTAATTCCTCGGTTTAGTTTTAATAAACCTGAAAAACTGATTAACGTTTTGAACAGTGAAGGTATAGGTAATGTAAAAACTGTTGTTAGCACAACTAAAGCGCAACAATCACGAACTAAAGGTAAGGAAAGTAATAAAGTAATTGCTGGGAATAATTTAGCAAATGATTGTGACAGTCCTTTCGAGGTTAAGTTACAAACCAGGCGCTTCAGACCTGTGCTATCGTTTGGACAAAAAGGCAAGTCTGTTGGAATGCTTAACCGGCCGTGGGGGGTGGCAGTGAATGATAGTGATGAAATTGCCGTGACTGACTGCTTTAACCACCGTATTTCTGTATTTAGAAGTAACGGTACCCACTTAAGATCGTTTGGCAAGAAAGGTAAGAGCAATGGTGAGTTCCAATACCCCACAGGAATCGCTTTTGATAGTCTTGGCAATAATGTTGTTGCAGAAAATAGTAACCATCGGGTGGAAGTCCTTGATAGGAATGGTAACTTTCTTAGAAAATTTGGGGAACGAGGAAATCTTGATCATCAACTTAATTATCCTCAAGGTTTATCAGTAACCGGCAATGGTGATATTATTGTTGCTAATAGTGTGAACCAActaatcaaaatattttcatctAATGGGCATTATTTAGGCAAATTTAGAGGGGTAGGTTCTTTGATCAATCCCAATCACTGTATCCAACACGGTCAATATTTTATAGTCCCAGATTATGGTGATCATTCCATCAAAATGTTTGATCTTGGAGGAAAgctaatttcaaaatttggaaGGGAGGGAAGCAAAGATGGAGAGTTCAATGGGGCCCATTACTTGTCAATTAACAAAGAAGGATTCCTTGCTGTTTGTGATACATTCAATCACAGAATTCAGGTATTTGAACTGAGTAGAAAGTTTGTTACAAAGTTTGGACGTGAAGGTAGCGAGAGGGGAGAGTTTAAGCATCCAAATTCTACAGCAAATCTTAGTGATGGAAAGATAGTTGTGTGTGATAAAGAAAACAACCACATCCAAGTATTTGACTTGATACAGTCAACGCccttgtaagcaaccaccctTGGTGCACGACAAAGTGGGGTCGCTTACGTGACGTGGGTTTTCACGGggaaaatcaagaaaataagcTCAAACTGAACTGATTATCGTAATTACATGAAGTTATTATATTACTAGCGAAAACTAGTCAAATAGACAACTGACAATAAAGATTCACATCGAATAACCCATGGAactgttgaaaaacattttgcatCAATGTAACAATCCCCCTTTTTACccacagaaaacaaaagaacataTGGAATTTCTGGCCTATAAAGTGGTCGCGGTAGCTTAAGAAATTTAagtagtggtcgcttacgagagtctttgaaacagtgtttgactgaaaacaaaatggttATTTACATacaaagtggtcgcttatgatCATGGGAAGTGGTCGATataagagagttgactgtatggcATGCTCTAATTTTCAGTAGAAACAACTTACAAGTGTTTCAcgtgtttgaaaaaaatgttgatgacCTCAGGGTCGTTTAGTTCCTTGATGTTTCCTGTATAGTATGTTGCATCCTTCGTAGTTTCTGTGTTTCGTAATATGTGACCTTTTTCGTAACTTTTAACTACCTAACTCAGCTCAGTAATAAATATTATAGTCAAGTGTTCAAATGATGAATATATTTtggcaagagactataaaggggacagagaggccatcccccatatacaccctattccataggtaattcgtctcgagttatttttagaatcgggataaagttacctcgcgcgaggcgtggatgtttcgtggaggtttcgtatgaccaaacgccgtgcaaaacatgtcgggcgagaggcaatggaagcgtaaaaagatcgagagcattcctgaatattgaagcgaaatgagtcgacgctcacctgggaaaaaggaatcgctggactctttgacaacccgtgaaatcagtttaactcgaagttgtcgtaacctcagtgctttaataaaatgataaatttcgccggtctattgaaaccggtcgtttgtacaatttagggagtttaagatccaacgacgtggacgacaactagaacatcaaaaaaacaataggtttaattagcaaaaaaacaacttcgcacgtgcaacacacttttttgttcatttctttcccgtttttgcacgactacgacgtgaaaatgcctaatttcgcgttttatggaggacgtaaataagcaacgacgaaattttatttctctttctgagcttgaatatggtcccttgaaattcagctttaggagggttcgcctacagttgacaaagtaggtgggtaggaataatcgctataaagactgaaaaaaataaacatcaaaccagaaattgcgctcttcaaactgtatattataaatgatcctgagagaatattcagtgtgttaaggatttccctgctctactgttagctctatacaagagaggaagagctttcgcagaaatctcgctgtagtcgttttcgtcgacaaaaggaatagcaaaatcgctctccgcgtcttcccccactttgttctgcgtcatttcgtgaaggacgcgtggctctcagcgtgggtcatccacgcggaacacattcgcgctatgtgattggctgttgtctaatcccccttgagatctgtggtgttaaaaataactcgaaacgaattacctatggaatagggtgtatatgggggatggcctctctgtaccctttatagtctcttgattttAGACAacgttttccatttttgcacCAGTCAACTTTTTCGAAAGCAAAACTAGActagttcatattttttgtacCAAATTGCTTACAGTCCACGTTTAAGGATGTTTACTTAAAGTTGTTTGTTGGTTCCCAGTAGACATTATATTTCTCAGCAAAACTGTTCTTCCAAGTCCGTTATTTGTTTATCTATGTAAACGAAATGTTATTTTCTGCACTTGTTTGTATCATTTTTGCCAATATATACAACAACAGACTGTAAGCAGTAGGTTTATTTTCTTCACAGATCTGTAGGGCACTAGCTTCGAGCAGCAAGTCGATCGCTAGACGAGAGAAGCGAGGGCGCCAGTCGTCTTGGATGACGCCCTCGCTTTGCAAGTCACGCGCCTTCGCCGCTCGACACTCGCGTATTAATGTGTCACTTTCCAAGCTTTGAACCAAAGTAAAGACTTTTTACCGTTTAGTCTGTAACAAAGATTGTTTTAGATTATGCAGGAGTTAATATGCTAATAATATTATAAGGGCTAAgtcttttgatttttcattagagcggttttcacttgactgtcgaaagtaattgaggaattggtttggttttggttttactacgccctttggttggctagtgtatttactttggttttggttttacgacagtcaagtgaaaaccgctctatcattAAGTACAATGGCCATTATGCTTCGGTAATACATATGATACTGTTATGATTATTAActtaaatttgtaataaacttcAATTTAGACTAAAGAAATTCTTTGGTTTTTCTGCCTGGGAAGGTGAGTGGCATGGCCTGCAAGATAGTTACTCAGGGGGGCAAGGGTGACGTAGTGTTGAGAGCAcccgcctcccaccaatgtggcagGGGCGCAAATTAccgcgtcgacgccatatgggGGTTGGTTTGTTGGTCCTTTCCTTTGTTCTGAGaagtttttctccgggtactccggcaTTCCCCTCTCCTTAGAAACctacacttccaaattccaaataGGCATGGCACGCATGGAACCGttcaaacggttttttaaagaaCTTCTTATGGAGAGTTTTGCACGACCGGCACTGAGACCGAAGCGAAGTTCGGCGCGAGAACTTAACCCGACAACAGAATGCTCGCAGGCTTTAAGGGGTGTTGTTGTTTGATACATGCTGCTAGGCCACTTACCATCGCAGTCTTTTTTGTCTTGTCACACAAGGCTCCTTCCCAAGAGGCGCGTTGGATTATCCGAGAAAAACTAGTACAACTGTAGCTAGACTGTTCATAGTACCCTATTTTTCCACAAGACTGTCAGGATCGAAGACTTACACGCGGCCATCTTTGATGAGTGGCAAATCTACCTAAGGGGCGCGGGACAGTTTGGGAGGAAGCTGGAGCCCAAAAGTACTTCATAAGCCCATACTTATGAGCTCCTGGAGGAAgctatttttctcgcctcccTCACCCCACCACCATAATCCcgatgcccccccccccccccccccgataaATATGAAACCAGGATGGCCACCCGTACCGATAAGCGCTCGATCCTGAAAATCTTgtggaaaaataggggactatgACAGGTCTAAAATATGGCAGTATCTTGGTACGGGCATCGCTGTGGAAGTAGCTGTCCATCGACTAGTTGTGGCTTGTACTTATGTTTTCTACATGCTACCCGGCGGTTCTGCTGAGTTCATAAGGCCAAACTGTATGAAACTACGCCTTACGCGTTCCGTACCGTTTCACCACAATTCAACCAGATGCAAAGACTTCAATCCACCAAAGCCTAGGCCAGCGGTATCAGCCAGCGTACGAGTACGAGTGTTCAACATCGAGAAGATATCAGCGAGTAAACGGCTCCTGGTAGATATACATCACCTTAACTGCACCAAAGTAAAATGATCATTAATGactagaggtaatcattgattacggatccgcgttcgtcactAGTGGAAACGAAATCGAATcaaaaggagtccagtttcccggccgggatgcccctgataaaattagTAGGAGCGCCTAATCGACAGTCGCCCCCGATACCTTGAAAATTTGTGGCTTTGcaccacaggaacaccaaggTTAcgatgcgttctgacgaacgcgaccagtattttcttaaaatatcaaTAGTTAATGATTTTTTGGGTGTATCAACACTTTTCAGAGATGCCCAGGCATAATATGGGGTACCTAATTGCAGGATATTTTTGGATATTTCGAAATACATCAAAAATGCAAAGTAACTCTTGACGGTCACAAGGAAAAACCATGTCTTAAATCGTCAACAGCAAGCCTACATCACAGTGGTTTCAAAGCTTAGTTGCTGCCGACCTCTTCCATGGATATAAAGACCTTACTAGACAATCTTCATGATGAAGTATCGTGTTCTGTTTGCATGTGTCCATTTACTGATCCAAAACAGTTACCCTGTTTGCACAGTTTCTGTCTTCAATGCCTGAACGATATTCAGCGATCGAGCGGCGTCCATGGCCAAATTACATGCCCCGAGTGCAGGAGACAGTTTCAGATCCCTGGAAGTGGAACTCCCAGCGAACTTCCCACCAATTTTCGTATCAACAGTTTGCTAGATGTCCTGACAATTAAAGAGTGCAGTACAGCTAACGTGATATGTGGAAACTGCGACAAGCGGAGCGCACAGACCTTATATTGTTTCCAGTGTTGTTCTTTTTGGTGCGAGGAGTGTATTTTAGGACATAACATAATACGCACTAATAAAGACCACAAGACGCTGGCACTGAAAGATTTTCAAGATCGCGACATCGAGGCCGTGTTACAACGACCACCATTTTGCCAGAAGAAACACCATGAAAAAAAAGAgctcacatttttttgtaaggACTGCAAAGTCGCCATTTGTAACACTTGTGCTGTAACACTTCATGACGGCCACGGAAAGATGCTCTTGCAAGAAGCTACAGATGCGCGCAAGACGCAGATCAGCTCCGTGATTAAATCTTTAAAAGACAAGGCACTGGAAAAACGAAAGGAAATCgatgaattaaagaaaaagGGCATGGACATTCAAGACCAAGTAGCCGAAGTCAAAAGCCGCGTGAAGGGGAATGAAGACCAAATGATTGCAATCATCGAAGGGAggaaacaaaatgtttttgatGCAGTCGATAACGAAGCGAAAAAATCACTGGAAACATTCTCACATAAAGAAAGCGAAGTTGAAAATCAAGTGGAAGCAATTGAATCaggaattgaaaaaattgaatcGCTGTTGAAACGAAACTCCAGCACTGAAATCCTAGGATTCAATAAAACATTTTATACAATCCTGCAGCAACAGAGCACCGAGGAAAACCGTGACACCGAATGTGTTCCCCGCTTTACTTTcactaaaagtgaaaaactgttTAACGTGTTAAACGATGAAGGGATAGgtaatgtaacaactttttttaGCCAACCTAAAACGGCGCAAACATCATGAATTATGGAATAAAGgaagatgtaaagaatcaaccataagaggacacaaaAAATTTGAGCCCCAAAAGGGATTCGAACCCCCGACCCTCTGTTttctcttatggttgattctttaaaTCTTATTTTATTCCCTTTATTATATAATATGAGTAAAGTCATGAATGGAACGAAAAGAAAGCAGTAAATTAATTGCCGGGAGAAAAGGACGGGAAAATGTTTAGCAAGCGGCTCCTGACACTGACTCAAGCACTGTACACTCTACACACTCGAGCGAGGCTGCAGAAGTGTCTTGGTgttgtaaaaggaaaaaacgaaaacaaaaacaacaaaacaaaaatgagggAGGGAGGATGCGTGTATTCCGGAGTGTTGGGTGTCTTGGTAAGGTCGTCAAAGGGTAAAATGTGGGCTTTCCTGTGAAGAAATGGTTCCTTCCGCTTTATCGCATAATTATGCTTAAACAGTGTAAAGCTGTGCCTAACGCGTTTTTTGTGTGTTACATACCCCAATACCACCATCAAATGCGAATTCGATCTACCTAAGCCTAGGCCAGCGGTATCACAGGGCAGTCCTTTATTTAGACAAAACCAAAGTGAATACACTTCAAGGCTGAAACTGTTGAAGCATCAAAAGCATCTACTTATAACTCAGAAATATGTCAAAACAGAATAACTTAGTTAGGGTACATGTGTAACTGATAGAcatagaaaaaaacatttttagaaACATTGCAGTATGATCCTCTTTCTTCACTTTCTTGGAGCACCCATCTTCTTTTAATCTACTTATCGCCAGTCCGGTCTCTACCAAAATATTTTCTAATTATTTCTATATAGTTAATGAGTATGcagattaaaaatttttagaaTTGCATATATCAGTTATGGTAGATAACTGCTGCTAAAATACGTCAAAAAGTGCAAAGTAACTCTGTTGTGGTTGTTTATCATTTCCAGGGTCATTACGTAATAACGGTTGGCATTCACTGTGCGTCACAAGGAAAAACCGATATTGGTGTTTCAGAACGGTTATTTCGCCACAGTATTTCAAAGCGTAGGTTGTTCCCAATCTTTTCCATGGATATAAAGACCTTGCTGGACAATCTTCATGATGAGGTATCCTGCCCTGTGTGTATGTGTACATTCACTGATCCAAAGCAGTTGCCTTGTTTGCACAGTTTCTGTCTTCAATGCCTGAACGATATTCAGCGATCGAGCGGCGTCCATGGCCAAATTACATGCCCCGAGTGCAGGAGACAGTTTCAGATCCCTGGAAGTGGAACTCCCAGCGAACTTCCCACCAATTTTCGTATCAACAGTTTGCTAGATGTCCTGACAATTAAAGAGTGCAGTACAGCTAACGTGAAATGTGGAAACTGCGACAAAAGGAGTGCCCAGACCTTATATTGCTTCCAGTGTTGTTCTTTCTGGTGCGAGGAATGTATTTTAGGACATAACATAATACGCACCAATAAAGAACACAAAACACTGGCACTGAAAGATTTTCAAGATCAAGACATCGAGGCCGTGTTACAGCGACCAGCATTTTGCCAAAAGaaacttcacgaaaaagaagAGCTTACGTTCTTTTGCAAGGACTGTAAAGTGGCCATTTGCAACACTTGTGCTGTAACACTTCATGATGGTCACGGGAAGATGCTGTTGCAAGAAGCTATAGATGCACGCAAGACGCAGATCAGCTCCGTGATTAAATCTTTAAAAGACAAGGCACTGGAAAAACGAAAGGAAGTGGAGCAATTGAAGAAAAGGAGCACGGAAGTTCACGACCAGATTGCTGACGTGAAAAGCCAAGTACAGAGGAATGTAGACCAAATAACTGCAATTATAAGAGTAAAGAAACAGAATCTTTTTGATACAGTTGATTATCATGCGAAAAAATCACTCGAATCTCtccaacagaaaaaaaacgaaTTGGAAAATCAAGCGAGAATAATTGAATCTGCGATTGAAAAAACTGAATCTTTGTTGAAACGCAGCTCCAGTACTGAAATCCTTGGATTCAGTGAAACATTTGATACAATCCTACAAGAAGAGCGCACCATTGAAAATCGTAACTCAGCTGAatctatcccggctcggtttaGTTTCAATAAAAGTGAAAATCTAATTGAGGTTTTGAACAGTGAAGGGATAGGTGACGTAAAAGTTGTTTCTAGCGAAACTAAAGCGAAACGATCAGAGGCTGGATGTGAACAAAGCAGTGACGTATTTGATGAAGATAGGAAACCTCAAGTTCGCCGGGCTAGTCAGGGTTCTAAAAGAGCAGACTTTCGGCGTGGTAGTCAATGTTCTGTTGACAGTCTGGTAGCACAATCGATGTATTTCATAAAGCAATCATTTGGACAAAAGGGTAAGTCTTTTGGAATGCTTTACAATCCTTACGGTGTGGCAGTGAATGGTCATGATGAAATTGCTGTGACTGAAAACTCTAACCACAGGGTTTCAGTGTTTAGTAGTGACGGTACCCACTTAAGATCGTTTGGAAAAAAAGGCAAGAGCTACGGTGAGTTCCAGTACCCTACAGGAATCGCTTTTGATAGTCTTGGTAACATTGTAGTTGCAGACAATGAAAACCACAGGGTACAAATCTTTGATGGCAATGGTAATTTTCTGAGAGCGTTTGGTAAACCAAAAAGTCGTGCGGACTACCAGCTTAAATGCCCTGAAGGTCTGTCAATAAACGACAACGATGATATTATCGTTGCTGATACCGGCAACCAGTTGATCAAGATATTTTCTTCTAGCGGGGAGTATTTACGCAAATTTGGCGGACCAGGTTTTTTTGCCTCTCCTTGTCACTGTATCCAACACGGGCAATATCTTATAGTTTCAGACTGCAGTAACCAAACTATTAAACTGTTTAGACATGAGGGAAAGTTTATTTCTAAATTTGGAAGGGAGGGGCATAAGTCTGGTGAGTTGAATAAGCCTCGTTACTTGTCAGTTAACAAAGAAGGACTGCTAATGGTGTGTGATTCAGGAAATCACAGGGTTCAGGTATTTGAATTGAGTGGAAAGTTTGTTACAAAGTTTGGAAGTAAAGGCAGCGAGAAAGGGGAGTTTAAGCATCCAAATTCTACAGCAAATCTTAGTGATGGAAGGGTGGCAGTGTGTGACGGGGATAACCATCGAATCCAGATATTTGGCTGATCAAATGTGATTTAATTTTATCTTAAGATTCAGTCACTTAAAATTGAGATGTGCTGTTGTTCTCAGTGACTCGTATTTTTTGgaggaaaaatatatttttttgtagtttaGTTTCTTGGCCTTTCTTAATTTGCATGGTAGCATCGCTGATCTGCTGGGTGAGCTTAGTCATAACTTGTATAAATACttaacaaaataatacaaattatACTCAGGTTTTTGAttggtaaatatatttttgacaaCCTTTTTAGTGTTAATGTTGTTTAATCTGTTAAGTAGTGCAACTAGTGTAGAGgttcacattaaaaaaaaaaaacagtttcacgGATGCATGGTCACCTTTCTTATAGGGCGCTCATTCAAgtaggttatttttttttgtccacaTAAACAATAACGCAATTATTTTGAATGTGGTTGCGTGTATCATATATGCCAATATATAAAACAATAGACTGCGAGCAAtcgtttaattttctttaaagatcAGTGGGTGGCGTATTTATGCGTACCACACTAGAAGCGACTAGAAATTACGCGGAACGAGCGATAACCGCGCAAAGCTCGCTTGTTAAAAAGTTTGTATGCAGTTTAATATAGAACACTGAGAGGATTTATAGTTAAAACTGTAGATTATGTTTGCTTAgaattagagtgattttacttgaaccgtgaatTAAAGAAGATAATATTAAGCAACTACTGTAGAGCAAAATAGCaacaaatgaacaaaagaagacaatagaattagtgcataatagtaCGTAGTATTCTACCACCTATTTCACGGCTTAAGTACGTAAAATCACTCTAGTCTGATGTGGAAATTTTAGGGGCTTATACCTTTTAACAATATTTCCTGATAACGGTTGTGTACTGGCTATTACGGCTTTGTACTAAACATGGTGTAATAACTATTACcataaatttgtaataaactagTAATTTCATTGGACGCTTGCTTGGTTCGTTTTCCACAAAAACGTTTATTCCTTTTTACCTATTCCTTCCCGGAGGTTTGGCCAAAAAAGGTTAAAGCACTatctagacaaaaaaaaaaacgaaaactacCCAAAACGTCTTTTATTCGTGCATGTTTATAAATCCGCTTGCCTTCGTTACCTTTTTGAAATATATGCATTTATTACCAAGCGTGCGGTTAAGATGGCTAAATGTTGGCCAAAGTTCGTTTCTCTTTAGAATACAAGGTGTGCCACCACCTTCCCCTCCCTAGACATTTTTACAGGGCGATTGTGAGGTCCTGCGTTGCCGCGATGGAGCATTTTTCATCATAGGTCTTTTAGGGcatagagaatttgttttcgttgAATTTCACtgagtctttttctttttatcctttttaaaataaaaacttaaatCAGGCATCAGTAAACTTGGTAAGTGGAGCATGAAGGAAGTCATAGTTTTGAATACTAAAGCCTATACTCCTCAAGGCGTAAAAAAATGTTGTAAGTCAGAAATATGTCAAAAGCGAACTATGTTTTTGTTAAGTAGACCCATAATAGACTTCCGTACCATCCTCATTCTAGGGGGGCCCTCTTTAATTTCAGTCTTCCAA from Porites lutea chromosome 1, jaPorLute2.1, whole genome shotgun sequence encodes the following:
- the LOC140943649 gene encoding uncharacterized protein, coding for MLLQEATDAHKLHINSLIESLTEKAQQKRKDVEQCSKDSMEVQMQMAEVKSQVAMSADQMIEIIEERKQHVFDAVDEHAQKSLESLLQKKDEVENQLGKIDSAIARTEALLKQSFSTDVLGFNETFDTILQDWAPKEIVPRLNVSRLIPRFSFNKPEKLINVLNSEGIGNVKTVVSTTKAQQSRTKGKESNKVIAGNNLANDCDSPFEVKLQTRRFRPVLSFGQKGKSVGMLNRPWGVAVNDSDEIAVTDCFNHRISVFRSNGTHLRSFGKKGKSNGEFQYPTGIAFDSLGNNVVAENSNHRVEVLDRNGNFLRKFGERGNLDHQLNYPQGLSVTGNGDIIVANSVNQLIKIFSSNGHYLGKFRGVGSLINPNHCIQHGQYFIVPDYGDHSIKMFDLGGKLISKFGREGSKDGEFNGAHYLSINKEGFLAVCDTFNHRIQVFELSRKFVTKFGREGSERGEFKHPNSTANLSDGKIVVCDKENNHIQVFDLIQSTPL
- the LOC140937655 gene encoding uncharacterized protein, giving the protein MDIKTLLDNLHDEVSCSVCMCPFTDPKQLPCLHSFCLQCLNDIQRSSGVHGQITCPECRRQFQIPGSGTPSELPTNFRINSLLDVLTIKECSTANVICGNCDKRSAQTLYCFQCCSFWCEECILGHNIIRTNKDHKTLALKDFQDRDIEAVLQRPPFCQKKHHEKKELTFFCKDCKVAICNTCAVTLHDGHGKMLLQEATDARKTQISSVIKSLKDKALEKRKEIDELKKKGMDIQDQVAEVKSRVKGNEDQMIAIIEGRKQNVFDAVDNEAKKSLETFSHKESEVENQVEAIESGIEKIESLLKRNSSTEILGFNKTFYTILQQQSTEENRDTECVPRFTFTKSEKLFNVLNDEGIGNGHYVITVGIHCASQGKTDIGVSERLFRHSISKRRLFPIFSMDIKTLLDNLHDEVSCPVCMCTFTDPKQLPCLHSFCLQCLNDIQRSSGVHGQITCPECRRQFQIPGSGTPSELPTNFRINSLLDVLTIKECSTANVKCGNCDKRSAQTLYCFQCCSFWCEECILGHNIIRTNKEHKTLALKDFQDQDIEAVLQRPAFCQKKLHEKEELTFFCKDCKVAICNTCAVTLHDGHGKMLLQEAIDARKTQISSVIKSLKDKALEKRKEVEQLKKRSTEVHDQIADVKSQVQRNVDQITAIIRVKKQNLFDTVDYHAKKSLESLQQKKNELENQARIIESAIEKTESLLKRSSSTEILGFSETFDTILQEERTIENRNSAESIPARFSFNKSENLIEVLNSEGIGDVKVVSSETKAKRSEAGCEQSSDVFDEDRKPQVRRASQGSKRADFRRGSQCSVDSLVAQSMYFIKQSFGQKGKSFGMLYNPYGVAVNGHDEIAVTENSNHRVSVFSSDGTHLRSFGKKGKSYGEFQYPTGIAFDSLGNIVVADNENHRVQIFDGNGNFLRAFGKPKSRADYQLKCPEGLSINDNDDIIVADTGNQLIKIFSSSGEYLRKFGGPGFFASPCHCIQHGQYLIVSDCSNQTIKLFRHEGKFISKFGREGHKSGELNKPRYLSVNKEGLLMVCDSGNHRVQVFELSGKFVTKFGSKGSEKGEFKHPNSTANLSDGRVAVCDGDNHRIQIFGSSKQDYSISKLALLPIFSMDIKTLLDNLNDEVSCSVCMCPFTDPKQLPCLHSFCLQCLNRIQRTSGVHGKITCPECRRQFQVPGSGNPCELPTNFRINSLLDVLAIKECSAANVKCGNCDKQSAQTLYCFQCCSFWCEECILGHNIIRTNKEHKTLALKDFQEQDIEAVLQRPAFCQKKLHEKEELRFFCKDCKVAICNTCAMTVHDNHGKTLLQAATDARKTQINAMINSLKNKALEKRKEVEELLQKSKEVQEQVAEIRNQVQTNVDQMIEIIQAKKQEVFDVINKPAKVSLESLTQKKHVLENQIITINSAIEQTESLLNRSFNTEILGFTETFDTILKEQGTQGNRESESIPRFSFTKSEKMINLLNMSEGIGNVEFVFSKTKAQQSEAEREESGEVSGENIGAKFGRGGSFAEPKVQTSQLRRETFGQKGESFGMLNEPWGIAVNDLDEIAVTEYCNHRVSVFSSDGTHVRSFGKKGKGNGEFQYPTGIAFDSLGNIVVADNDNHRVQIFDGNGNFLSKFGKEKSRDHPPLKCPEGVSINGNGDIIVADTGTQLIMIFSSSGEYLRKFGGPDFFLNPYHCIQLGQYFVVSDCNNHSIKILKLDGKFISKFGKGGKRDGEFNKPRYLSVNKQGLLVVCDSGNNRVQVFEPSGKFVTKFGSRGSGVGELKHPNSAANLSDGRIVVCDGDNHRIQIFDQMCDTTLV